A genomic segment from Nymphalis io chromosome 7, ilAglIoxx1.1, whole genome shotgun sequence encodes:
- the LOC126769543 gene encoding uncharacterized protein LOC126769543, with product MLKMTSLLLLLLLMSQIYKAANLPNHLKLSSKDVTPVTPLIIAHPKPNAIPEQKTRKKKGPQYHFQHQYLVPNLHVIPLGNVQHNSVRHDGNLTHPNLIQLLIPIHNLVPVHDLTVIPLHRVSEQKISYRLNDEQENDRYRNPLGGYGVGWSFGGHGSGHGFHYSYG from the coding sequence ATGACGTCACTCCTCCTTCTTCTACTACTCATGAGCCAAATCTACAAAGCAGCTAATCTACCAAACCATTTGAAATTATCATCAAAAGACGTGACACCGGTCACTCCATTAATCATCGCACACCCGAAACCAAATGCCATACCAGAACAGAaaacaagaaagaaaaaaggCCCACAATACCACTTCCAACACCAATACTTGGTCCCAAATCTACATGTCATCCCATTAGGTAACGTCCAACATAATAGTGTGAGACACGATGGTAATTTAACACACCCAAATTTGATCCAATTATTGATACCAATTCATAACTTGGTGCCAGTTCACGACTTGACAGTTATTCCGTTGCACAGAGTGAGTGAGCAAAAGATCTCGTACCGGTTGAATGATGAGCAGGAAAACGATCGATACAGGAATCCATTGGGCGGTTATGGAGTTGGCTGGAGTTTTGGTGGCCACGGCTCTGGTCACGGATTTCATTATTCGTacggttaa
- the LOC126769544 gene encoding uncharacterized protein LOC126769544 — MRGRVTIVTFFIALPCIRCGAPDGYVIDNTTDIGYRIFYKSQTWPVARDKCEDYGAKLAVPNTLEEFLFMQKLVRGMHYPSIVDSDYQVIVWLGINNLDDYRVWKNIDGENINETGFHTWATGNGLGYSDAPEEPHCAGLDAVHWLRDFWCHRRQPYLCQINLKN, encoded by the exons ATGAG AGGGCGAGTTACGATTGTCACATTCTTTATAGCGCTGCCCTGCATCCGATGCGGCGCGCCTGACG GTTACGTCATAGACAATACAACGGACATCGGGTATCGAATATTTTACAAGTCCCAGACTTGGCCGGTTGCCAGAGACAAATGTGAAGATTATGGTGCTAAGTTAGCAGTTCCGAATACTTTA GAAGAGTTTTTATTTATGCAAAAGCTGGTCCGAGGAATGCACTATCCCAGTATCGTTGACAGTGACTACCAGGTGATCGTGTGGCTTGGCATCAACAACCTTGACGATTACAGAGTCTGGAAGAATATTGACG GTGAAAATATAAACGAAACAGGATTCCACACGTGGGCCACCGGCAACGGACTCGGTTACAG cGACGCGCCTGAAGAACCTCACTGCGCGGGATTAGACGCCGTGCACTGGCTCCGCGATTTTTGGTGCCACCGTCGACAGCCTTACCtttgtcaaattaatttaaaaaattaa